The Epinephelus lanceolatus isolate andai-2023 chromosome 1, ASM4190304v1, whole genome shotgun sequence genome has a window encoding:
- the tgfa gene encoding protransforming growth factor alpha isoform X2 produces the protein MMTRIFWDTIFLISGSLFTFGAGPSNSTIIEASISIDTSSTAASSTSTSSSAATSSRSTTATTIASAATTSIPTVRGSLFAFVAEPSNPTVTEASVSIDTNSSAVPNTSTSSSAAPSSSSRSTTTTTTAAATTTSVPPVKKFVAAAVRSHFDDCPDSHRHFCFHGTCRFLILEETPACVCHQGFVGMRCEHADLLAVVATNHRQQTVATVLVLCVIGCVLIMVLCTLLHCWWRQDCRRRSHAHHYVPEKHGSSCHPSESVV, from the exons ATGATGACTCGGATTTTCTGGGATACAATTTTTCTCATAAGCG GTTCCCTCTTTACATTTGGAGCAGGGCCGAGCAACTCCACGATTATTGAAGCCAGCATTTCTATCGATACAAGCTCCACCGCTGCTTCCAGCACCTCaaccagcagctctgcagcgaCCAGCAGCAGGAGCACAACGGCCACAACTATTGCATCTGCTGCAACAACGAGCATCCCAACAGTTAGAG GTTCCCTCTTTGCATTTGTAGCTGAGCCAAGCAACCCGACAGTTACTGAAGCCAGTGTGTCCATTGATACAAACTCCAGCGCTGTTCCAAACACCTCAAcaagcagctctgcagcacccagcagcagcagcaggagcacaACTACCACAACTACTGCAGCTGCTACAACAACCAGTGTCCCTCCAGTTAAAA AGTTCGTGGCAGCGGCTGTTCGGTCTCATTTTGATGACTGTCCGGACTCCCACCGCCATTTCTGCTTCCATGGCACATGTCGCTTCCTGATACTGGAGGAGACGCCTGCATGTGT GTGTCATCAAGGATTTGTTGGGATGAGGTGTGAGCATGCAGACCTGCTGGCTGTAGTAGCGACTAATCACAGACAACAGACAGTTGCCACAGTGCTGGTGTTGTGTGTGATTGGCTGTGTTCTCATCATGGTGTTGTGTACACTTTTACA TTGCTGGTGGAGGCAGGACTGTCGCAGGCGGAGCCATGCACATCACTACGTCCCAGAGAAGCACGGATCATCCTGCCATCCTTCTGAGAGTG TGGTTTGA
- the trub2 gene encoding pseudouridylate synthase TRUB2, mitochondrial produces MATPAIRMFRRLEGLFCVYKPSGVHWKLVRDTIETNLLKGVNATPSQPLPQEVRFLAQPVSETEGPKGLTLCATSVPVLSKHPLVTGPEFQHIRVGVGHRLDAFSSGVLVLAVGNGNRALNDFYRTRVTRDYTVEGEFGTATNDFSHTGKVVERSTYGHITQDKLEKVLAILQGANQKALLMYSNIDMRSQEAYEMAVQGLLGPDGKSQPILTGLRCVRFQPPNFTLEVQCLNETQKYLRKVVHEIGLELRSTAACKGVRRTRDGSFTLQDALTHHHWTAPDVMQAIRQYHSNKKTKKYSYTQIKDSASQPPEESAATTNETSDETAVGRI; encoded by the exons ATGGCAACTCCAGCTATTCGGATGTTTCGGAGGTTAGAGGGTCTGTTCTGTGTGTACAAACCCTCTGGTGTACACTGGAAACTCGTGAGGGACACCATTGAGACAAATCTTCTGAAAG GTGTAAATGCTACACCGTCCCAGCCACTTCCTCAGGAGGTCCGCTTCTTGGCACAGCCAGTCAGTGAGACTGAAGGACCCAAGGGACTCACACTGTGTGCAACCTCTGTGCCAGTACTGTCCAAACACCCTCTGG tgaCTGGACCTGAATTCCAGCACATTAGAGTTGGAGTAGGACATCGTCTGGATGCGTTCTCCTCTGGTGTTCTCG ttCTGGCTGTTGGGAATGGAAACAGAGCCTTGAATGATTTCTACAGAACACGAGTCACGAGG GATTACACAGTAGAGGGTGAATTTGGGACTGCAACAAATGATTTCTCTCACACAGGCAAAGTTGTGGAAAGATCCACGTACG GTCACATCACGCAGGACAAACTGGAGAAAGTCTTGGCGATTCTGCAGGGAGCCAATCAAAAGGCCTTGTTAAT GTATTCCAACATAGACATGCGCTCTCAGGAGGCCTATGAGATGGCTGTGCAGGGGTTACTGGGTCCAGACGGGAAATCACAGCCTATTTTGACAGGCCTGCGCTGCGTTCGCTTCCAGCCGCCCAACTTCACTTTGG AGGTGCAGTGTCTAAATGAAACTCAGAAATATTTGCGCAAAGTTGTGCATGAGATCGGACTTGAGCTGCGCAGCACAGCGGCATGCAAGGGAGTGAGGCGGACCCGAGACGGCTCCTTCACCCTGCAGGATGCCCTCACCCATCACCACTGGACTGCTCCTGATGTTATGCAGGCCATCAGACAGTACCACTCCAATAAGAAAACTAAAAAGTATTCCTACACGCAGATCAAGGACTCAGCATCACAACCACCAGAGGAGAGTGCAGCGACAACAAATGAAACCAGTGACGAAACGGCAGTTGGTAGGATTTAA
- the tgfa gene encoding protransforming growth factor alpha isoform X1 — translation MMTRIFWDTIFLISGTFSMSVVLNGSLFTFGAGPSNSTIIEASISIDTSSTAASSTSTSSSAATSSRSTTATTIASAATTSIPTVRGSLFAFVAEPSNPTVTEASVSIDTNSSAVPNTSTSSSAAPSSSSRSTTTTTTAAATTTSVPPVKKFVAAAVRSHFDDCPDSHRHFCFHGTCRFLILEETPACVCHQGFVGMRCEHADLLAVVATNHRQQTVATVLVLCVIGCVLIMVLCTLLHCWWRQDCRRRSHAHHYVPEKHGSSCHPSESVV, via the exons ATGATGACTCGGATTTTCTGGGATACAATTTTTCTCATAAGCG GTACTTTTAGTATGTCTGTGGTACTCAACG GTTCCCTCTTTACATTTGGAGCAGGGCCGAGCAACTCCACGATTATTGAAGCCAGCATTTCTATCGATACAAGCTCCACCGCTGCTTCCAGCACCTCaaccagcagctctgcagcgaCCAGCAGCAGGAGCACAACGGCCACAACTATTGCATCTGCTGCAACAACGAGCATCCCAACAGTTAGAG GTTCCCTCTTTGCATTTGTAGCTGAGCCAAGCAACCCGACAGTTACTGAAGCCAGTGTGTCCATTGATACAAACTCCAGCGCTGTTCCAAACACCTCAAcaagcagctctgcagcacccagcagcagcagcaggagcacaACTACCACAACTACTGCAGCTGCTACAACAACCAGTGTCCCTCCAGTTAAAA AGTTCGTGGCAGCGGCTGTTCGGTCTCATTTTGATGACTGTCCGGACTCCCACCGCCATTTCTGCTTCCATGGCACATGTCGCTTCCTGATACTGGAGGAGACGCCTGCATGTGT GTGTCATCAAGGATTTGTTGGGATGAGGTGTGAGCATGCAGACCTGCTGGCTGTAGTAGCGACTAATCACAGACAACAGACAGTTGCCACAGTGCTGGTGTTGTGTGTGATTGGCTGTGTTCTCATCATGGTGTTGTGTACACTTTTACA TTGCTGGTGGAGGCAGGACTGTCGCAGGCGGAGCCATGCACATCACTACGTCCCAGAGAAGCACGGATCATCCTGCCATCCTTCTGAGAGTG TGGTTTGA
- the hdhd3 gene encoding haloacid dehalogenase-like hydrolase domain-containing protein 3, with amino-acid sequence MRAPLRWVLWDVKDTLLKVRASVGQQYCKEAERAGLNLSPVEVENAFGQAYRHYSSRYPNYGITQGLDGRSWWMGLVRDTFSQCRVQDPALLDTIAHNLYHNFSNAENWEVFPDSKKALESCSSLGLKLAVVSNFDKRLEEILRVCDLLSHFSFLITSEEAGVAKPNAAIFDQALQKCGVPAASVAHIGDHYVKDYLASRSVGIHGFLLDRHNKHDQSDVPREHRLSSLEDLPSQLQQHID; translated from the exons ATGCGAGCTCCTCTGCGCTGGGTGCTATGGGATGTGAAAGACACCCTGCTGAAGGTGCGTGCATCTGTGGGACAGCAGTACTGCAAGGAGGCTGAACGCGCGGGCTTGAACCTCAGTCCTGTggaggtggaaaatgctttcgGCCAGGCATATCGACACTATTCCAGCAGATACCCAAACTATGGCATCACTCAGGGCCTGGATGGACGGTCCTGGTGGATGGGGTTGGTGCGGGACACTTTCTCCCAGTGCAGGGTACAAGACCCAGCCTTGCTCGATACAATTGCTCACAACCTTTATCATAACTTCAGTAATGCAGAGAACTGGGAG gtATTTCCAGATTCAAAAAAGGCTCTGGAGAGTTGCTCTTCTCTAGGACTGAAGCTGGCTGTGGTATCAAACTTTGATAAGCGCCTAGAAGAGATTTTGCGTGTTTGTGACCTGCTGTCTCACTTCAGCTTTTTGATAACATCAGAGGAAGCAGGTGTAGCAAAGCCGAATGCAGCCATCTTTGATCAGGCACTGCAGAAATGTGGAGTACCAGCTGCCAGCGTAGCTCATATCGGGGACCACTATGTGAAAGATTACCTCGCCTCTCGCTCTGTGGGCATCCACGGGTTCCTGTTAGACAGACACAACAAGCATGACCAATCCGACGTTCCTCGAGAGCATCGGCTAAGCTCCCTGGAGGACTTGCCGTCACAGCTTCAGCAGCACATAGACTAA